One Stigmatopora argus isolate UIUO_Sarg chromosome 19, RoL_Sarg_1.0, whole genome shotgun sequence genomic window, TTCAACATCCCACACATGTGTTCCTGTGGCCAAAGCCGAGCCGAGCACAGTACTCCACTTAAACCTCTCTGGATTCTTTGGACGCTGTTGTCCTTCTGTCAAACTCACACCAGTCAAATCTTCAGACAGACTGAGTTCTGGACGGGCTGTGTTTGGGTCGAGAATCACGGGATTAAATGGGGCAATCTCCTTCATTCTTTCCCACGTGGAGAACTTGAGGTTGCCCACGTGTTTGACTTCATCCAGTAGAACACCTCGAAGCTGATCTGACCTTATGGGCAACTCTTGGATTCTGCTCATGGTAGTCTGAAAGTTCTTCACGAAGGAAGCGTGGTGAGACGTCAGCTGCTCCTCTGTGCTTTTGATCACTTGTGAGAGAACGCCGATGTCTCTGCTGACAGCCTCAATCTTCTCCCTTATCGTCTTACTCTTTGTGCATTCTTCCTCCCTCACAGCAAACAACTTGAACTCTTGCTCAACCAACAGAAAGCATTTAAGCTCTTCAAAATCCTCCCTAATTTTGCTCTCAATACATTCCCTTTGGACCTTGATGTACGCCGCTTGTTCAATGCAGTTGTCTCTAACTTCAATCAAATTTTCCAGTCTTTTCCGTGCCAGTTGCAGGGATTCCTGGATTATTTTTCTGTCGCCCTGCGCAACTTTATCAAGCGGGCGAAACTTGTGGCCAGCGTGGATTTCGGACTTTTTGCAGATGAGGCACACAGACTCGTGGTGGTCTATACAGAAGAGTGTCAGTTTCTCGTTGTGCAAGATGCAAATTGCCTCATCAATTCTTTCAGCCATGGTCCTTGTGAAGATATTGTACAGCAGCGACTTCTGTTTATCCCACAAATACAGACAAGGGAACTTGGCTttattcctgcaaaatgatgaAACAAAATTAGGTGATAGTGATTGATATTTTGTCAaatagtattcaaaaataaatgatcaagaatTGTACAGTGAATATACACAATggttgcctctgcatagttgaaacttgTGGCGTAAGTGAAAGTAAGGATTCGGTTAAAATACACTGTCTGCAGTAATGAAACTAAACAGATGAGGGCGCTGCATGCGAAGAACCCTGATAACAACTCTGGCTTCCTAGCCAACAACAAATTGTgtgcattttctgttttttttgtggtagTGTAGTTACATGTttgataaaaacatatttttttgcaacatcaagacttacaaatatatatataatatttaacaAACGTTATTTTGAGATGTTTCAAATCTGATCAGATGATCGGATATCGGGCGCAATCAAGTCCTTTTTACAGGATGAGAATCGGGTAAAAAATATTGgcttttgaaaatgtgtttattttcaagcattaattcattggctgccaatgacagtgATAGAggtacaatccattttgacttggagctCTGCAGGCCCCACAGTCAAGctgaattagacgtctatcgccgtcaatggcagtgaaacatgatcactcactGCCAGCCTTTACAATTGATATGGATTTAATGTCTATAACTGTCTATAatagaaattatttattattattgtaacaACTTTTATCATTTCAAGTAGAAGGGCgagattctcatctcattttctgaaccactttatcctcactagggttgcagggggtgctgtagtccattccagctgactttgggccaggggtgggggacatcctgaattggtggccagccaatcgcagggcacaaggagacaaacaaccattcacgctcacactcatacctaggggcaatgtagagtgtccaatcagcctagcatgcatgtctttcgaatgtgggaggaaaccggcgtacccggagaaaacccacacaggcccagggagaacatacaaactccagtTTAACATCTTTACATTGAAACTCGCGAAAATTTTCCTTCATTTgctcaaccgcttatcctcacaagtatAGGCAGAAGGCGGGGGGCACCATGAATCAGTGTCCaactaatcgcagggcacaaggagatggacaacccattcatgctcacactcatatctagggccaatttagtgttcaaccaccctaccCTGCTTGTTTTGAGGGTGTggtagaaaacccacaaaagccctggtagaacgtgcaaactctacagagtgaggaccgacctgagatcgaaccctcgaccccaaaactgtgagtccaacgggctaaccactcattggCCGCCCACTTGCGGgcatatgttaagaaaatcaatcaaaatagctcgcaaccttattttgtgctgcacaactgctttgcaaaaaaaaattctaatagaCATACTATACGGCTTTAATGTTTGatgtttaaaatattgttttgttgaatTGGCGAATTGctatttttcccttttgaaTGCATTTCTTAGGTATTGGTTCGCGACTCGATATGCAAATATATGTGATGAGGATATCTCAAAACATTATACATATTCACTCTCCTCCCCAGTTTCAAAATAACATCTGCACCCCTGCTTGCCATCAAGTTTCTTAATTGCAGGCGTACACATCGATCAAATATCACATCTGGTCTTAAAGCAAACAAACATCCTACTGGATGGACGTTTAAAGTGATAAATGTCAGCGTTTGGGATCAATTTACCTGAGTCATTTTCAGTCCCAGTTCATTTTGTCAGTGTGAGAGCTAAGTAACTCTAAAGGATAGCTGTGGCCCGTTTAGTTTCCTTTATTACACTTTCTCATAGGCAACATAAGAATAACAAAGGATTGAAAGAAAACTTTGAAATTCATcacagatgattttttttaaattgatagtttttgttgttgttgtttttattttttttattaatttggaATAAACATGGCAGCCCgccggcttgagtggttagcatgtcggcctcacagctctggggttctgggttcaaatccaggtctgtccacctgtctggagtttgaatgttgggatctcgtaacttggatctttttcgtatctcgaggcactcatttgcaaataaaaatgtcGTACCTgaaggcattcataagtagaggtatgactgtagtttATAAAATCAGGTTTTATTTCATAGGTGCCAAcctcattccagaaagggccccgaggatgcaggttttcattccaacccgcCAAGACGACACCTGTTgaccaatctgttctcttaagactttaatcagttgattgcagtcaggtgctgcttcttccagcagacCTTCCCATTGGTCTGACTGTTTCAGTAGGGAGGAAGACCTGCACCTACACCCTCTTGGCCCTatctggaatcagtttgacacctgtttaGTTTATGATATATGCTCATGTTGGACCCTTCTGAGATTGTTCCCTGATCACAAATAGGCAGGAATT contains:
- the LOC144064685 gene encoding E3 ubiquitin-protein ligase TRIM35-like; the protein is MAERIDEAICILHNEKLTLFCIDHHESVCLICKKSEIHAGHKFRPLDKVAQGDRKIIQESLQLARKRLENLIEVRDNCIEQAAYIKVQRECIESKIREDFEELKCFLLVEQEFKLFAVREEECTKSKTIREKIEAVSRDIGVLSQVIKSTEEQLTSHHASFVKNFQTTMSRIQELPIRSDQLRGVLLDEVKHVGNLKFSTWERMKEIAPFNPVILDPNTARPELSLSEDLTGVSLTEGQQRPKNPERFKWSTVLGSALATGTHVWDVELGSNTHWVLGVIWGDTCLQESTHTLLIGCCNDKYLIFEGPYGSWNPPVKLQRIRVHVDTNERSVSFYESLTNTELGTKQNPSNWPDLSGNAKAYPYFYTTDINPLKIVQLLPGISA